One Lagenorhynchus albirostris chromosome 8, mLagAlb1.1, whole genome shotgun sequence genomic region harbors:
- the LOC132524192 gene encoding protein EURL homolog codes for MNEEDQFVSIDLNDDNICSVCKLGTDKETLSFCHVCFELNIDGIPKSNLLHTKSLRGHKDCFEKYHLIANQECPRSKLSKSTYEEVKTILSKKINWIVQYAQNKDLDSDSECSKNPQHHLFNFRHKPDKKLLPQFDSQVPKYSAKWIDGNAGGLSNCTQRILEQRENTDFGLAVLQDSGATLCHNSQLWPHSHNEEQKKEETVSNPEANVQTQHPHYSREELNSMTLGEVKQLNAELRQQIQEVFEELAHQVQEKDSLASELHVRHIAIEQLLKNYSKLPCLQMGRTGMKSHLPINN; via the coding sequence ATGAACGAAGAGGACCAGTTTGTAAGCATTGATTTGAATGATGACAACATCTGCAGTGTTTGTAAACTGGGAACAGACAAAGAAACACTCTCCTTCTGCCACGTTTGTTTTGAGCTAAATATTGATGGAATACCAAAATCTAATCTCTTGCACACCAAATCATTAAGGGGCCATAAAGACTGCTTTGAAAAATACCATTTGATTGCAAACCAGGAGTGTCCTCGATCTAAGCTTTCAAAAAGTACTTATGAAGAAGTTAAAACCATTTTGAGTAAGAAGATAAACTGGATTGTACAATATGCACAAAATAAGGATCTGGATTCAGATTCTGAATGTTCTAAAAATCCCCAGCATCACCTGTTTAATTTCAGGCATAAGCCAGATAAAAAGTTACTCCCACAGTTTGACTCCCAAGTACCAAAGTATTCTGCAAAGTGGATAGATggaaatgcaggtggcctctcaaACTGTACACAAAGAATATTGGAACAGAGGGAAAATACGGACTTTGGGCTTGCTGTGTTACAAGATTCAGGTGCCACTTTATGCCACAATAGTCAATTGTGGCCTCATAGTCACAAcgaggaacagaaaaaagaagagacagtCTCTAATCCAGAGGCTAATGTCCAAACCCAGCATCCACATTACAGCAGAGAAGAATTGAATTCGATGACTCTTGGTGAGGTAAAGCAACTGAATGCAGAGCTCCGACAACAAATACAGGAAGTTTTTGAAGAGTTAGCCCACCAAGTGCAAGAAAAAGATTCTTTGGCCTCAGAGCTCCATGTCCGCCACATTGCCATCGAACAGCTTCTCAAGAACTATTCCAAGTTACCGTGTCTGCAAATGGGACGAACGGGAATGAAGTCACACCTACCCATAAACAACTGA